In a genomic window of Priestia filamentosa:
- a CDS encoding FGGY-family carbohydrate kinase, translating into MNYLLGTDIGTSGTKTILMDTEGNLIAQDLQEYDVLTPKPLWAEQWPDVWLNATKTSIKNTVQKSGIPAEQIRGIAISGLYGGSGIPLDEKMEPVRPCMIWMDRRAEPETKWVLDHIGEKKLREVTHNGADPYYGYTKMLWMKNHEPENWQKTKLFLPPNDYVIYKLTGEIAIDYSSAGNIGGIFDMNNRTWSEEMMDAMGIPLSMMPEKIVESTDIVGGLTEEAAAELGLSEAMPVVASGIDCGAANIGLGVFESGRYAAAIGTSMCAALISDQPVKGKDLIVWPYLYDAKRLSYHFAGGATAGAIVKWFRQTLCQYELEVEKTGGKNAYEVLNRQATDIPVGSDGLIVLPYFMGERSPIWDSDAKGTIVGLSLAHTKAHIYRAFLEAVAFSLRDAIEATGENLGEYILLAGGVTKSKLWRQIFADVTGYPVVCPIHDVEANMGDVMLAGIGTGLLSYEDVKKWQVLDQKIMPDKENHKKYNDYYQVYKSIYHNLKSNMKALTKLSTR; encoded by the coding sequence ATGAATTACTTACTCGGTACAGATATCGGAACATCCGGTACCAAAACAATCCTAATGGACACAGAAGGTAATCTGATTGCTCAAGATTTACAGGAATATGATGTGTTAACCCCAAAGCCATTATGGGCGGAGCAGTGGCCCGATGTATGGCTGAATGCAACGAAAACATCGATTAAAAACACGGTACAAAAGTCAGGAATACCCGCAGAACAAATCCGTGGGATTGCCATTAGTGGGCTATATGGAGGTTCAGGAATTCCATTGGACGAAAAAATGGAACCCGTTAGGCCGTGCATGATTTGGATGGACCGAAGAGCAGAACCGGAAACAAAGTGGGTCTTAGATCATATTGGAGAAAAAAAACTCCGCGAAGTTACCCATAATGGCGCTGATCCTTATTATGGCTATACCAAAATGTTATGGATGAAAAATCATGAACCGGAAAATTGGCAGAAAACTAAACTATTTCTCCCACCGAATGATTATGTGATTTATAAACTGACCGGAGAGATTGCTATTGATTATTCCTCTGCAGGAAATATCGGCGGAATTTTCGATATGAATAACCGAACCTGGTCTGAGGAAATGATGGATGCCATGGGAATTCCTCTATCGATGATGCCGGAGAAAATCGTGGAATCAACAGATATTGTCGGTGGATTGACAGAAGAAGCCGCGGCGGAGCTGGGCCTTTCAGAGGCAATGCCTGTTGTCGCCAGTGGGATCGACTGTGGTGCTGCCAATATTGGACTTGGCGTATTTGAATCTGGTAGGTATGCCGCGGCCATAGGAACTTCGATGTGCGCAGCCTTAATCTCCGATCAACCAGTGAAAGGCAAGGATTTGATTGTCTGGCCTTATTTATATGATGCGAAAAGACTTTCTTATCATTTTGCCGGTGGTGCTACAGCTGGAGCGATTGTAAAATGGTTTCGTCAAACATTGTGTCAATATGAATTGGAAGTAGAAAAAACGGGCGGAAAGAACGCCTATGAGGTGTTAAATAGGCAGGCCACAGACATTCCTGTTGGGAGTGATGGGTTGATTGTCCTTCCTTACTTTATGGGGGAAAGAAGCCCTATTTGGGATTCCGATGCAAAAGGGACTATCGTGGGGCTATCATTGGCACATACAAAGGCTCATATTTATCGTGCCTTTTTGGAAGCGGTTGCCTTTTCCTTACGAGATGCTATTGAAGCGACTGGAGAAAATTTAGGTGAATATATATTACTCGCCGGAGGCGTTACAAAATCAAAATTGTGGAGACAAATCTTTGCCGATGTCACTGGCTATCCAGTGGTTTGCCCAATTCACGATGTAGAAGCAAATATGGGCGATGTTATGCTTGCTGGAATTGGTACAGGTCTTCTTTCTTATGAAGATGTGAAGAAATGGCAAGTTCTTGATCAGAAAATTATGCCTGATAAAGAGAATCATAAGAAATATAATGACTATTACCAAGTTTATAAATCTATCTATCATAATTTAAAGTCTAATATGAAAGCGTTGACAAAACTTTCTACAAGATGA
- a CDS encoding ParM/StbA family protein, with product MKLILANDIGNDKMKILEPGMKGVVKVPSAYKRINRKPSVHENDVKKNVTNLIDQLLVHISSSSIRRDGLYLIGERAIQTTEGVSNMDIAVHEKHSSDLPLINTLGYAAARVVQKHYEEKEELPQSLKAEVGMSSAIPASQHNVETAKQLEERFMGTSHVVIVYVGQEQVTVELDFSQVKVTKEGIPALYAIFEAPNDMFKEFSKEYGLKKVDGSYFMNSKIMHIDIGSGTTEYIYSVGVNPQPEQCTGERRGVGHAVEEAIQLMKEERKGLNINRQQFAKYIERPDEYPKDHDLAVHYLREARINQVDFILDDVERKYTTTLSSEPEYLACYGGGSIEFKEDMYKFLKEFADSVDAKVLWIPEQYAVDMNVKGLDILNRNMLFTEEYKETVVM from the coding sequence ATGAAATTAATTCTTGCTAATGATATTGGAAATGACAAAATGAAGATTCTTGAACCAGGCATGAAAGGGGTAGTGAAAGTTCCAAGTGCTTATAAACGAATTAATCGAAAACCTTCGGTTCACGAAAATGATGTGAAAAAAAACGTAACAAATCTTATTGACCAATTACTTGTACATATTTCAAGCTCATCCATTCGTCGTGATGGTTTATACCTGATTGGAGAACGAGCGATTCAAACAACAGAAGGCGTTAGTAACATGGATATTGCAGTTCATGAGAAACATAGCAGTGATTTACCTTTAATTAACACGTTAGGTTATGCTGCGGCAAGAGTGGTACAAAAACACTATGAGGAAAAAGAGGAACTTCCTCAATCTCTAAAAGCAGAAGTGGGCATGAGTAGTGCCATTCCGGCAAGCCAACATAATGTAGAAACAGCAAAACAATTAGAAGAACGCTTTATGGGGACTTCTCATGTGGTGATTGTGTATGTTGGTCAAGAGCAAGTAACCGTAGAATTAGACTTCTCACAAGTAAAAGTCACAAAAGAAGGTATTCCGGCATTATATGCGATCTTTGAAGCGCCAAATGATATGTTTAAAGAGTTTTCTAAAGAATATGGATTGAAAAAGGTAGATGGTTCATATTTTATGAATTCGAAGATTATGCATATTGATATTGGAAGTGGAACAACGGAGTACATTTATTCTGTTGGTGTAAATCCTCAACCAGAACAATGCACAGGAGAAAGACGAGGAGTGGGCCATGCCGTTGAAGAAGCGATTCAATTAATGAAGGAAGAACGTAAAGGCCTAAACATTAACCGTCAGCAATTTGCGAAATACATTGAGCGACCAGATGAATACCCAAAAGATCATGATTTAGCTGTTCATTATTTACGTGAGGCTCGTATCAATCAGGTAGATTTCATTTTAGACGATGTAGAACGTAAATACACAACGACATTATCAAGTGAACCAGAATATTTGGCTTGTTATGGTGGGGGATCTATTGAATTTAAAGAAGATATGTATAAATTCTTAAAAGAATTTGCAGATTCTGTAGATGCGAAAGTCCTTTGGATCCCTGAACAATACGCAGTTGATATGAACGTGAAAGGATTAGATATCTTAAATCGCAACATGCTATTTACGGAAGAATACAAAGAAACTGTGGTGATGTAA
- a CDS encoding SDR family oxidoreductase gives MGIIEKMRLDGKKIFVTGGARGIGKSVAIAFAEAGADIAIVDLDIEEAKKTAKELEENNGIKSIAIQADVTNPIDVDAMIETILEAFGRLDVAFCNAGVCLNVPAEDMTFEQWKKVIDINLTGVFLTAQAAGKVMLKQGGGSIINTASMSAHIVNVPQPQCSYNASKAGVIQLTKSLAVEWASRNVRVNCISPGYIGTELTLNSPSLQPLIKQWNEMAPLHRMGRPEELQSICVYLAGDTSSFTTGSDFVIDGAFTSI, from the coding sequence ATGGGGATTATTGAAAAAATGAGATTAGACGGAAAGAAAATTTTTGTAACAGGTGGAGCAAGGGGTATTGGCAAAAGCGTTGCAATCGCTTTCGCTGAAGCAGGAGCAGATATAGCGATTGTGGACTTGGATATTGAGGAGGCCAAAAAGACAGCTAAGGAACTTGAAGAAAATAATGGGATTAAATCAATTGCCATCCAAGCAGATGTTACCAATCCAATAGATGTAGATGCCATGATTGAAACCATACTAGAAGCATTTGGTCGTTTAGATGTTGCTTTTTGTAATGCGGGAGTCTGCTTGAATGTACCAGCAGAGGACATGACCTTTGAACAATGGAAAAAAGTCATTGATATTAATCTTACCGGTGTATTTCTAACAGCCCAAGCAGCTGGAAAAGTCATGTTAAAACAAGGTGGTGGTTCGATTATTAATACCGCATCGATGTCAGCACATATTGTGAATGTACCGCAGCCACAATGCTCGTACAATGCCTCTAAAGCAGGCGTCATCCAGCTAACCAAGTCGCTCGCAGTGGAGTGGGCATCAAGAAATGTGCGGGTAAATTGTATTAGTCCAGGATATATTGGTACAGAACTTACCTTAAATTCTCCAAGCTTACAACCATTAATCAAACAGTGGAATGAAATGGCACCGCTTCATCGGATGGGGAGACCAGAAGAACTACAGTCCATTTGTGTTTATCTGGCAGGAGACACTAGTAGCTTTACTACAGGATCTGACTTTGTCATCGATGGAGCTTTCACTAGCATTTAA
- a CDS encoding AbrB/MazE/SpoVT family DNA-binding domain-containing protein encodes MKSTGIVRKIDQLGRVVLPKELRRNLSIEKNDPLEIFVDKDQIILRKYQYHKACMITGKISKDNMVLANGKLVLSREGIEILSKEVGKIDVYV; translated from the coding sequence TTGAAAAGTACAGGAATCGTGAGAAAAATCGATCAATTGGGTCGTGTAGTCCTACCAAAGGAACTAAGAAGAAACCTTTCTATTGAGAAGAATGATCCTTTAGAAATCTTTGTAGACAAAGATCAGATCATTCTAAGAAAATATCAGTATCATAAAGCGTGTATGATTACGGGGAAAATATCTAAAGACAATATGGTATTAGCAAATGGAAAACTAGTACTGAGTCGAGAAGGAATCGAGATTCTTTCTAAAGAAGTAGGAAAAATCGACGTTTACGTCTAA
- a CDS encoding DUF3967 domain-containing protein — MSDILLKVEDVSQAVGVAASTIRKYSFLIEKQGYTFSRSNQGALMYDKEEVSIFKDIIQIKKQKNMTLEKAVQRALSNMSDMVDIADISRDLYDDVSDMSDVRDVSKAIAAMQAQVKAVLDQNEKVLLQNQELIRKVERLEDTSLLEKEKIENRDKLLLDAMKEIKETKKAIATSLEENRKALQKKWWEFWK; from the coding sequence ATGTCTGATATATTATTAAAGGTCGAAGATGTTTCCCAAGCTGTAGGTGTTGCTGCATCTACAATTCGTAAATACAGTTTTTTAATTGAAAAACAAGGTTATACATTTTCAAGAAGTAACCAAGGAGCCTTAATGTATGATAAAGAGGAAGTATCTATATTTAAAGATATAATTCAAATTAAAAAACAAAAGAATATGACTCTAGAAAAAGCTGTACAACGAGCCCTTTCTAACATGTCAGATATGGTAGATATCGCAGATATATCTAGAGACCTATATGATGATGTGTCTGATATGTCTGATGTGCGAGATGTGTCTAAAGCTATAGCTGCTATGCAAGCTCAAGTAAAAGCTGTCTTAGATCAGAATGAAAAAGTTCTTCTGCAAAATCAAGAACTCATAAGAAAGGTTGAACGATTAGAAGATACCAGTTTGTTAGAAAAAGAGAAAATTGAAAACAGGGATAAGCTACTCCTTGATGCAATGAAAGAAATAAAAGAAACTAAAAAGGCGATTGCTACATCTTTAGAAGAAAATAGGAAGGCACTTCAAAAGAAGTGGTGGGAATTTTGGAAATGA
- a CDS encoding HTH domain-containing protein yields the protein MLIFSNDFARMQNYESYIKDKDQQKQMKYKLLSIVESAFGDSYARLKPETRNAIDMICFLATEKGFVYAKDSYFAKEHNISTRTIRRVMKTLEDAGKIVKAHRSSSKHNGRGAAVYFFVNHPYFAHWTTYFGFDVQADVQAENAEIPCESKDEEAKKVSTYYLPNNYIKDHFMYKTIPFIKGVPKLINQTFKDMFKESLRDLYLRVRMASQKVCQSVSMTLSKKDIHSIAYESIHVLFTYIKTRSMSFEEQCKLVYRIALNKFNELVQTADKEEYGVVTPHKIVRKEMLPDWFQAQQAKEETTESQESGVVATEEEEMVKMKAILAHYA from the coding sequence ATGTTAATTTTTAGTAATGATTTTGCCCGTATGCAAAACTATGAATCTTACATAAAAGATAAAGATCAACAAAAACAAATGAAGTATAAATTATTAAGCATCGTGGAGTCTGCATTTGGAGATTCATATGCTCGTTTAAAACCCGAAACACGTAACGCCATTGATATGATTTGTTTTTTAGCTACAGAAAAAGGCTTTGTTTATGCGAAAGACTCCTATTTTGCTAAAGAGCATAACATTTCTACTCGTACAATTCGTCGTGTGATGAAAACCCTGGAAGACGCTGGGAAGATCGTGAAGGCTCATCGTTCTTCTTCTAAACATAATGGTCGAGGAGCTGCTGTTTATTTCTTTGTGAATCACCCTTATTTCGCCCATTGGACGACGTATTTTGGCTTTGATGTCCAAGCTGATGTCCAAGCAGAAAATGCTGAAATCCCTTGTGAGAGTAAGGATGAAGAGGCGAAAAAAGTTTCTACCTATTATTTACCTAATAATTATATTAAAGATCATTTTATGTATAAAACGATTCCTTTTATCAAAGGGGTTCCAAAACTCATTAATCAAACCTTTAAAGATATGTTTAAAGAATCTTTAAGAGACCTTTATTTACGTGTACGTATGGCTTCTCAGAAAGTATGTCAATCTGTATCCATGACTCTTTCTAAGAAGGATATTCACTCTATTGCTTATGAATCTATTCATGTTTTATTTACATACATAAAAACGCGTTCTATGAGTTTTGAAGAGCAATGTAAATTGGTATATCGTATTGCTTTAAATAAATTTAATGAACTTGTGCAAACAGCAGATAAAGAAGAGTATGGAGTTGTAACCCCTCATAAAATTGTACGTAAAGAAATGCTGCCTGATTGGTTCCAGGCACAACAAGCGAAAGAAGAAACAACAGAAAGCCAAGAATCTGGAGTTGTAGCAACTGAAGAAGAAGAAATGGTAAAAATGAAGGCTATTTTGGCCCATTATGCATAA
- a CDS encoding replication-relaxation family protein, whose product MYALDKLECMSRSQLQALFQLKSVRNANRVLYNMSPFLNHKRLHENVYYLSKKGRQHIGSEKNKPHLTQLEHKVRRNDIYLYYGCPKDWKVERPNEWRIQGETYKLISDARFSLHGVICFVEVDLKQKMLENKKKIKLYRSLFQALGNQQALLIFYTTTPVRKERILSWCQEYKVNAEILTTEDFENYF is encoded by the coding sequence ATGTACGCCTTGGATAAATTGGAGTGTATGAGTCGCTCTCAATTGCAAGCCCTCTTTCAGTTGAAGAGTGTCCGCAATGCCAACCGTGTTCTTTATAATATGAGTCCCTTCTTAAACCACAAACGTCTCCATGAAAATGTCTACTATTTATCGAAGAAAGGACGCCAACACATTGGATCAGAGAAAAACAAGCCTCACTTAACACAGTTAGAACATAAAGTGAGACGGAATGATATTTACTTGTATTATGGGTGTCCGAAGGATTGGAAAGTGGAACGACCAAATGAATGGAGGATCCAGGGCGAAACCTATAAGCTCATTAGTGATGCTCGCTTTTCCCTTCACGGTGTCATTTGTTTTGTGGAAGTGGATCTCAAACAGAAGATGCTCGAAAACAAGAAGAAAATTAAACTGTATCGTTCCCTCTTTCAGGCTTTGGGAAACCAACAAGCTTTACTCATCTTTTATACGACCACGCCAGTGAGAAAAGAAAGGATTCTAAGCTGGTGTCAGGAATATAAAGTCAATGCGGAAATTCTAACGACAGAGGATTTTGAAAATTATTTTTAA
- a CDS encoding helix-turn-helix domain-containing protein, protein MNLGEQLKNLREQYNMSREELAQQMNVSRQAVYKWETNKGYPDIDNLIRLSELYKVTLDELIKGDSSFQKKIAIDEKKKIGNDLSDPGFYLGIILVFVGLFLDLGSLSAGVTILGLLTMCFYDDFKQIFWNIKRDFKQEK, encoded by the coding sequence ATGAATTTAGGTGAACAGTTAAAAAATTTGAGAGAGCAGTATAATATGAGTCGTGAAGAACTGGCCCAACAAATGAATGTATCAAGACAAGCCGTCTATAAATGGGAAACAAATAAGGGCTACCCTGATATTGATAACTTAATTAGATTGAGTGAATTGTATAAAGTTACACTTGATGAACTGATTAAAGGTGATTCGTCATTTCAAAAAAAAATAGCAATTGACGAAAAAAAGAAAATAGGAAACGATTTATCAGATCCTGGTTTTTACCTAGGCATTATATTAGTGTTTGTGGGACTTTTCCTAGATTTAGGTTCCCTGTCAGCCGGTGTTACAATATTGGGACTCCTAACAATGTGCTTTTATGATGATTTTAAGCAGATATTTTGGAATATAAAACGAGACTTTAAGCAAGAAAAGTAA
- a CDS encoding ROK family transcriptional regulator produces the protein MDNSITFKDIKKSNYSSIYHLIFQNEKLSKQEIANQLHLSLPTVTQNLVRLEKEKLIEKSGQLESSVGRRAAAYAVCPQARISIGVEIQRRNVQIVAIDLRGHAFQQERLAMDYSDEDRYYKELSQAVQSFISSLDVIEEQILGIGFAVQGLTSHDGKKITYGKILISTGLGIEVFSQYLPYRCMFLHDAKCAAITELWIRNDIGDAVYLSIGPHLGGAIIINNQIYMGKEGHSGTVEHMSVNPNGPACYCGKKGCMETFSSVNALLEEDETLDFFFLQVRSRTSSYVKRWNSFLDYLAVSINNIHLVLNREIILGGHLSPYLMEEDIKILHEKVNEKTAFPSNDPFIYISRSPANGVPIGAAIPFIQSFLNEI, from the coding sequence ATGGATAATAGCATTACGTTTAAAGATATAAAAAAGAGCAATTACTCATCGATTTACCACCTTATTTTTCAAAATGAGAAGCTTTCGAAACAAGAAATTGCCAATCAACTTCATTTAAGTTTACCGACGGTCACCCAAAATCTGGTTCGTTTGGAAAAAGAAAAATTGATTGAGAAGAGTGGGCAGCTTGAATCTTCTGTAGGAAGGCGTGCAGCTGCTTATGCCGTTTGCCCTCAGGCTCGAATTAGCATTGGAGTAGAGATTCAGAGGAGGAACGTACAAATTGTGGCCATTGATTTACGCGGTCATGCGTTTCAACAAGAGAGACTAGCAATGGATTATTCCGATGAAGATCGTTATTATAAAGAGTTAAGCCAAGCTGTACAATCTTTCATCTCATCCCTCGATGTGATAGAAGAGCAGATTCTAGGTATTGGTTTTGCCGTACAAGGATTAACGTCCCATGACGGAAAAAAGATCACTTACGGAAAAATATTAATCTCTACAGGATTAGGTATTGAAGTGTTTTCACAGTATCTCCCTTATCGATGTATGTTTTTACATGATGCCAAGTGTGCGGCTATAACAGAGTTGTGGATAAGAAATGATATTGGCGATGCAGTCTATCTATCGATTGGTCCGCACCTTGGGGGTGCAATTATCATAAATAATCAAATTTATATGGGAAAAGAAGGACATAGTGGAACGGTTGAACATATGTCGGTAAATCCTAATGGTCCTGCTTGTTATTGTGGGAAAAAAGGATGCATGGAAACGTTTAGTTCTGTTAATGCACTTCTAGAGGAAGATGAGACATTAGATTTCTTTTTTCTACAGGTACGTTCCAGAACCTCTTCTTATGTGAAGAGGTGGAATTCTTTTTTGGATTATTTAGCCGTTTCAATCAATAATATCCATCTTGTTCTAAACAGGGAAATTATTCTAGGCGGTCATCTATCTCCTTACTTAATGGAGGAAGACATCAAAATTCTTCATGAAAAAGTAAATGAAAAAACCGCATTTCCTAGCAATGACCCATTTATTTATATCAGCCGTTCACCGGCAAATGGGGTACCTATTGGTGCTGCTATACCGTTTATTCAATCATTTTTGAATGAAATTTAA
- a CDS encoding MFS transporter, with the protein MNKWKKRIGYGAGDFACNLVFSTMASYLLFFYTDVFGITATVAGTLMLVTKIIDAFADTGMGLLVDRTRTRWGQGRPYFIIGAIPFAAFTIMTFIVPDFSMSGKILWAYITYCLLNIAYTVVNIPLNTIVPRLTSDNHERNWLVSTRMICALIGTALVMSITTPMVNFFGQGDNQKGYLITMTVYGIAAVFVFVFTFLNTKEVVPPTVQPGRSSFKQDFKGLTGPAVIFFILNFLYFGLFVIRNTTVIYYFTYNLDHADWLTFVGLFGILSGLPMLLILPWLQKRMPKKNVLLLSTVIYIVGDLVIYFGKSSPVLLISGLAITGLGIYGIFGTTFAIQPDVIDYSEYKNHRSIAGMIAAFQGFFVKVSLGLGSALVGVILKIGGYVPNEKQTVNALNYIEISFIWIPLFICVLIGITMIPYKLDDKRTEMDLELERRRLETTPIQNIR; encoded by the coding sequence ATGAATAAATGGAAAAAAAGAATTGGATACGGGGCGGGCGACTTCGCCTGCAACCTCGTATTTAGTACAATGGCGTCTTATCTGTTGTTTTTTTATACAGATGTCTTTGGAATTACCGCAACTGTTGCCGGTACCTTAATGTTAGTAACCAAAATCATTGATGCCTTTGCCGACACCGGTATGGGATTATTGGTTGACCGGACTCGTACTAGATGGGGACAAGGAAGACCCTACTTCATAATCGGGGCCATTCCGTTTGCTGCCTTTACCATCATGACCTTTATCGTCCCGGATTTTAGTATGTCAGGAAAGATTCTCTGGGCATATATCACTTATTGTTTGTTGAATATTGCTTATACCGTGGTTAATATCCCATTGAATACGATTGTACCGAGGCTAACTTCTGATAACCACGAGCGAAACTGGTTGGTATCGACTCGTATGATTTGCGCGTTAATTGGAACGGCTTTAGTCATGTCAATTACGACTCCAATGGTGAATTTCTTCGGTCAAGGCGATAACCAAAAGGGTTATTTAATTACGATGACCGTTTATGGTATTGCCGCAGTGTTTGTATTTGTGTTTACCTTTCTGAATACCAAAGAGGTGGTTCCGCCAACCGTTCAACCAGGGAGATCCTCATTTAAACAGGATTTTAAAGGGTTGACGGGCCCTGCCGTTATTTTCTTTATCTTGAACTTTCTCTATTTTGGTCTTTTTGTCATTAGGAATACGACCGTTATCTACTATTTCACGTATAATCTAGACCATGCGGATTGGCTGACGTTTGTAGGACTTTTCGGTATTCTCTCAGGTCTACCGATGCTGCTTATATTGCCCTGGCTACAAAAGAGAATGCCGAAGAAAAATGTGTTGCTTTTAAGTACAGTCATTTATATTGTTGGAGATCTTGTCATTTATTTTGGAAAGTCATCACCAGTATTACTAATTTCCGGATTGGCTATTACCGGGCTTGGAATCTATGGCATCTTCGGCACCACTTTTGCGATTCAGCCAGATGTTATTGATTATTCAGAGTATAAAAATCATCGAAGTATTGCAGGGATGATTGCGGCTTTCCAAGGATTTTTTGTAAAAGTAAGCTTAGGACTTGGAAGTGCACTTGTGGGAGTGATACTAAAAATAGGCGGTTATGTTCCAAACGAAAAACAAACTGTAAACGCTTTAAATTATATTGAAATAAGCTTTATTTGGATACCACTATTCATCTGTGTACTGATCGGAATCACCATGATTCCCTACAAACTAGATGATAAACGGACAGAAATGGACTTAGAACTTGAACGCCGTCGATTGGAAACAACGCCGATTCAAAATATTCGATAA
- a CDS encoding DoxX family protein, whose product MAPFIILISSFLILRLIGVLGIAYFDRWETSLQSAVALMFLFTATAHWGRRRLDLIKMVPPSVPNPALMVTITGILEIIGAIGLLIPFTSNIASIGLALLLIIMFPANIYAARKGSTIDGKPTTPLFLRTILQIIFLTAVILAG is encoded by the coding sequence ATGGCTCCATTTATCATCCTGATCTCATCATTTTTGATTTTGCGCCTAATCGGTGTTTTAGGAATAGCCTATTTTGACAGATGGGAAACTTCTCTACAGAGTGCCGTTGCCCTGATGTTCTTATTTACAGCGACGGCTCATTGGGGAAGGAGACGTCTTGATCTTATCAAAATGGTACCTCCGAGTGTGCCAAATCCAGCGCTCATGGTGACCATTACCGGAATACTTGAGATCATTGGTGCTATAGGTTTACTGATTCCGTTTACCTCAAATATTGCTTCAATTGGTTTGGCATTGCTACTTATTATTATGTTTCCAGCTAATATCTATGCTGCAAGAAAAGGAAGCACAATTGACGGAAAGCCTACTACTCCTTTATTTCTTCGAACTATCTTACAAATCATATTTTTGACAGCTGTTATTTTGGCTGGATGA
- a CDS encoding DUF3231 family protein, with amino-acid sequence MEEHGKQIRLTAGEIAQLWTQYMNDTSSICMLTYFLEKAEDGEIKPIIEYALEQSQAHIQKITAILTEEKNKIPHGFKLEEDVDLTAPRLFSDSFVLNFIHQMAKIGLTAYSASLSSSTRSDITSYYEECVTETMQLYKRSKDLLLSKGLYVRAPYFPNLEQADFVKKQSFLWDIFGEKRSLTAMEVTNLYANLQRNGLGSAFLVGFSQVAKSKEVTHFLLRGSDIAKKNIKILGEKLAESNLPISSTWDADITKSTTHTFSEKLMMFYTSALIALGVGYYGTAIAESPRVDLGAMYNRLTMETQKYAEDGSNIMIKNGWLEQPPMAPDRKELAKG; translated from the coding sequence ATGGAAGAACACGGAAAACAGATTAGACTTACAGCAGGAGAAATAGCTCAACTGTGGACTCAGTACATGAACGATACTTCAAGTATTTGTATGCTAACGTACTTTTTAGAAAAGGCCGAGGATGGAGAAATTAAACCTATCATTGAGTATGCTTTAGAGCAATCTCAAGCTCATATTCAAAAAATAACGGCCATACTTACGGAGGAAAAGAATAAAATCCCTCATGGCTTTAAGCTAGAGGAGGACGTAGATTTAACGGCTCCTAGATTGTTTTCTGACAGTTTTGTCTTAAATTTTATACACCAAATGGCTAAGATTGGACTTACTGCTTATTCAGCTAGTTTATCTTCCTCTACAAGGTCAGATATTACAAGCTACTATGAAGAATGTGTAACAGAGACCATGCAATTATATAAGAGGTCAAAGGATCTATTATTATCAAAAGGTTTATATGTTAGAGCTCCTTACTTTCCAAATCTAGAGCAAGCTGACTTTGTAAAAAAGCAAAGTTTTTTATGGGATATCTTTGGCGAAAAAAGATCTTTGACAGCTATGGAAGTGACGAATCTATATGCTAACCTTCAAAGAAATGGTTTAGGAAGTGCGTTTCTTGTTGGATTTAGTCAGGTCGCAAAGTCAAAGGAAGTCACACATTTTTTATTAAGAGGCTCAGATATTGCAAAAAAGAATATTAAAATACTTGGGGAGAAGTTAGCAGAAAGTAACCTCCCGATCTCCTCTACATGGGATGCAGATATTACAAAAAGTACAACCCATACCTTTTCTGAAAAACTCATGATGTTTTATACCTCTGCTTTAATTGCTTTAGGAGTTGGGTATTATGGTACAGCGATTGCTGAAAGTCCTAGAGTTGATTTGGGGGCTATGTATAACAGATTAACAATGGAGACACAGAAATATGCAGAAGATGGAAGTAACATTATGATCAAAAATGGGTGGCTTGAACAGCCTCCTATGGCTCCTGACAGAAAAGAATTGGCAAAGGGTTAA